The Rhododendron vialii isolate Sample 1 chromosome 1a, ASM3025357v1 region AACTGCATTCATGGTTTTTGCCGGGGGGATCCACCCAATTGCAGTGAAAATGTCCTTTTGGAACAGATTTTGGCTGTAAAAGGCAATGTCAAGCAAAAACCATGTGCTGGTGGTCCCAAGCAAGTGGAGCCCATGGCGGTGAAGGAATTGCTTGGAGAACAAACCAAATGAACTGTTTGGCTTCTGAACGATTTGCTCAACTTTCTCGACCTCAGCCTCTAGGTCAACTTGCAAAACTTTGGACATATCCGAAGCAGCTTGTTTCGCATTCTTGGCAACAAGAGCAGTGTAACGGGCAGTTTCAGGCATCTTCATCCGCCAGTAGTAAGTGAGGAGAGCCGGAAGCGATCCAACCATCAATATAATCCTCCAAACGTAGTCGGCTTGTGGGACGGTCGAGGCAATGGGTTTTGCCTCATAAGCGGGAGCGGGGAACTGGGCATCAAATGCTGAAGATATTAAGATCGCGAATATCCCTCCCGCCAAAATTCCAAATCCTTGCATAGCGAAAACAGCTGCTATGAAGGCACCACGTGTCTTTTTACTGGCGTATTCGGACATGATGGTGGCGGAAAGTGGGTAATCACCTCCAATGCCAAACCCTAGCCAAAAGCGAAAGAAGCAAAGGGTGGCCATGACAGTTTTTGGCTCCCTCCCAAAGGAAAGGCCAGAAGCGATAGAACAAAGGCACATGAGCATCAAAGTCAATCCATAGACCCTCTTTCGGCCTAGCTTGTCACCAAGCCAACCAAAGAAGAGTTGACCGGCTAGGGTTCCGCAAAGGGCGACACCATTGACAGCGGCTGAGACATTGGGGGGTAAAGAACCGGGCTTAGGTGCACCATCGACATGGTAGTATATGCGGCCAAGCAATTTGGTTACTAGTGATATGCAAAAGAGATCATATGCATCGGTGAAGAAACCCATTCCGGCAATAATAATAGCAGTGAAATGGTACCATTGCGTTTTCGCTACATCAAGTGCGTTGAGCACCTGTAATTGTTCCCCGGCCATGGCTAGTTTATCTGGGCAAGACTGGTCTCTTCCCCTTGTCTCCCTTTCTCACCACTTCTTTCTCTACTA contains the following coding sequences:
- the LOC131321314 gene encoding inorganic phosphate transporter 1-4-like produces the protein MAGEQLQVLNALDVAKTQWYHFTAIIIAGMGFFTDAYDLFCISLVTKLLGRIYYHVDGAPKPGSLPPNVSAAVNGVALCGTLAGQLFFGWLGDKLGRKRVYGLTLMLMCLCSIASGLSFGREPKTVMATLCFFRFWLGFGIGGDYPLSATIMSEYASKKTRGAFIAAVFAMQGFGILAGGIFAILISSAFDAQFPAPAYEAKPIASTVPQADYVWRIILMVGSLPALLTYYWRMKMPETARYTALVAKNAKQAASDMSKVLQVDLEAEVEKVEQIVQKPNSSFGLFSKQFLHRHGLHLLGTTSTWFLLDIAFYSQNLFQKDIFTAIGWIPPAKTMNAVQEVFKIARAQTLIAMCSTIPGYWFTVALIDRIGRFTIQIIGFSMMTIFMFALAFPYNHWTHPDHRIGFVVMYSLTFFFANFGPNATTFVVPAEIFPARLRSTCHGISAASGKLGAIVGAFGFLYLAQNQDKAKADAGYPAGIGVKNSLIVLGVVNFLGLLFTFLVPESKGKSLEEMSGENEDLGGDELEQPSYNNRTVPVV